The window TTGGATACAAAGCGGCAGAGGCTGGTATCCAGATGGTGAAGGTGGATCCGGCGTACACGTCCCAACAGTGTTCCAAGTGCGGATTGCTTGTGCCCAAGGACCTCTCGGTCCGCAGGCATGTCTGTCCGCATTGCGGTCTGGATGTCGACCGCGACTAGAACGCTGCCTGCAACATCCTCACCTTGGGCATGCAAGGTGTTCAGTCTCCGAGCTGATGGATGGAGAGCAGAGGGATCTGCGATCACATAGAGGAAACCGAGGGTTTCCTCAAAGCCCAGTTACCGATAGTCAATTTTTGTAAATTCTTAGTCTTCCCTAAATTTATAAATATAATTTAGATATACCTAAATATTAAGAATCTGAGCATCTGCGGCTCCCCCCACCTTATTGGCGGCAGATAATGCGCCAGATTGTCTGGCGCGACCTCAGGACATATAGATTGCGGCGTTAAGCGTCTCGATCTAACGGATATGATAGAATGAGCACATTGAAAGATACTGCCGTTGGTTCCACTGTCAAAGTGAAGAAACTTAACGGCGATGGCGTCCTGAAGAGGCACATCATGGATATGGGCATCACCAAAGGTGTCGAGATCTATGTTCGCAAAGTGGCCCCGCTCGGAGATCCCGTTGAGATCACTGTTCGCGGTTATGAACTCAGCCTCAGGAAGGAATATGCGGAGCTGATAGAGCTCGAATGAGCATCTATCGCAACTTTTGGAGGAATGAAATGAGTTTTACAATAGCATTAGCCGGAAACCCGAATTGCGGTAAGACCACCCTGTTCAACGCTTTGACGGGTGCTTCTCAGCGTGTCGGTAACTGGCCTGGTGTAACCATAGACAAGAAAGTGGGAAAGATCAAAGGGACCGATGCGCACTTGGTCGACCTTCCCGGAATCTACTCGCTCTCCCCCTATTCGCCCGAGGAGATCGTGTCAAGGAACTTCATAGTCAATGAGAACCCTGATGCGATCATCAACATCGTGGATGCCACCAACCTTGAGAGGAACCTGTTCCTGACACTACAGCTGATCGACATGGACAGACCTCTGGTCATCGCACTGAACATGATGGACGAGATCGAGAAGCAGAATGACAGTATCGATGTGGAAAAACTATCAGAAGGGTTGGGGGTACCCGTCGTTCCTATTTCCGCCAAGGAGAAGAGGAACATAGACGAGCTCATAAACAAAGTCGAAGAAGCGGCATCACAAAAGAAAGAGCCGAAGATTATCAGATATGATGACAGGATAGAACATGCCGTATCTGAGGCCACAAAGGCCCTCCAATCCAAGATTCCAGTAGATTGCTCGAGATTCTACGCTTTCAAGCTGATCGAAGGGGATTCTGCGATCGAGGAACTCGCTCCAGGATCGAGGCAGTCCATATCATCTGTGATAGAGGACCTTGAAAAGTCGTTTGACGACGATGCCGATTCAATCATTGCAGACAGCAGATATACCAAGATCTCGGAGATCGTAGGTAGTGCCTATACGAAAGCTCCGAGGGACGAGAGGGGAACACTGTCCGACCGTATCGACAGGATAGTTACCAACAGGATCCTCGGTCTGCCAATCTTCATAGGAGTCATCACTTTAGTGTATTTCATCGCCATGTACGACGGTGACCTTGGAACATCACCTGGTGCCTGGGCTACAGGTTGGTTGAATGACTTCATTGGTGAAACAGTCATACCTGCAGTAGAGGAATGGTGCGTAGACAACGGAGTGAGCGATGCCCTTACTGGATTGCTATGTGACGGTATCCTATCCGGAGTTGGAGCCGTTATCGGTTTCCTCCCCCAGATGATAGTCCTTTTCACATGTCTCGTCATCCTTGAGGAGATTGGTTACATGGCCCGTGTCGCTTTCGTCATGGACCGTATCTTCAGATACTTCAACCTCTCAGGAAAATCCTTCATCCCCCTTATCGTCAGTACCGGATGTGGTGTCCCCGGAGTCATGTCCACAAGGACCATTGAATCCGAGGCTGACCGCCGTATCACGGCAATGACGTGTACTTTCATGCCCTGCGGTGCCAAACTGCCTGTCATCTCCGCTATCGCCGGAGCACTTGCAGGAAGTGTCTGGGTGGCAGTTTTCGCCTATGTCATGGGTATCGTACTGGTCATCATCTCCGGTATCATCCTGAGGAAATTCAAGAAAATGGCAGGAACTCCCGCACCGTTCATCATGGAGCTGCCTCCCTACCACGCACCTGGATTCGTAAGCAGCGTCAAAACAATCTTTGACAGAACCTGGGCATTCGTCAAGAAGGCAGGTACGATCATTCTGTTAGCAATGATTCTCGTCTGGTTCCTCAAATCGTTCGACTGGTCGCTTAATCTGCTCGCTGAGGACGAGATGGACAACTCCATCTTGGCAGGAATCGGAGGGGTGCTGAACTACCTGTTCCTTCCCTTAGGATGGGGTGAAAACTGGGAACTGCCGGCCGCATCCCTTACCGGACTCATTGCCAAGGAAGACCTCATAGGAACACTTGAACAGCTCATCGCAGAACCCTTCGATCTGGAGATCTCAGAAGCACTGGCGGCAATGCTGTCGCCAGCAGCCATCCTGTCATTCTTCACATTCAACATGTTCTGTGCACCTTGCTTCGCAGCCATGGGTGCCATACACAGGGAACTCGGCGATTGGAAATCCACTGGATTCGCATTCCTCTATCAGTGCTTGCTCGCATACTTCGTATCGGTCATCGTCTACGTCGTGTACTCTGCAATCAACGGGGATATCGGTAACATCGAGATGTATTCCATAATCTTCGCTGTCATCGACTTTGTGATCCTTGTCTATTTCTTGGTTGTCAAGGATCCGCTAAAGCCGTTCCGCAAGAAAGAGGTGGCAGAATGAGCTCAGGTGACCTGATCGTATTAGCAATCGTCATCGCCTTGGCGGCCGGTGCCGTATTCGTACTATGGAACAACCACCGCAAAGGGAAGAGCAGCTGCGGTTGCAACTGTTCCGGATGTTCGGGTTCGAAGACGTGCGGGTCACCCATAGTTCCTTCCGACGAGGAGAGAACCTGCGATTGCTGCAAAAAGGAATGAAAACTAAAGGGGGAGCAATCCCCCTTTTCCATTATACATTGATTCTCTAACCCTACACTCGCATTTTATAGATTGAATGTGTAACTCAACCTATGAAATACAGATGCCCAATGTGCGGTTATATCTACGATGAAGAGGAGACTGGAGTCAAATTCGCGGACCTTCCCGATGACTGGGAGTGCCCCGTCTGCGGTGAGCCCAAGTCCGAATTTGTTCCTATGGATGACTGATCACAGACCATCTATCTTGATGAATTGGGTGTTCTGCTTCCTGCGAAGATCATCCAGGAACTGTATCGCCAACTGGTTTCCCAGGTTAGCCGAACGCCCGAACCTTTCCATCGCTTTCTCAACATCCTGCTTGACACCTAACCCTTCGAAAAGCATCCTGGCGGTCATGAACAGTGCATCTGCATCCCCGATCTCCGCAAGCTTATCATACAATTCAAAGGCCTTTACGAAATCCTGCTGGACCGCCCTGCCTTCATAATACATGGTACCGAGATTGAACATTGCTGGTTCGAATCCTTGATCGACAGCTTTTTGATACCATTCCAATGCAGCCTTATCTCCTCCGGGGATCTTTCCCTCCTCTATCAATCTGGCGACCCTGAATTGGGCTTCGGGAATGCCTCCTTCAGCAGATTTCTGGAACCATTTGATTGATTCTCCTTCGTTCTTCTGAGCACCGACACCTTCTGACAGCATGTAGCCCATCATGAACATAGATTGTGCATCTCCGCTATCCGCAGAAAGACGGTAATAATGCATAGCTTTCTCCGGATTGGCATCGGTTCCGTACCCGTAGAGATAGATTGCAGCGATCTCAGGATAGGCAAGTTCTATCCCGCAATCTGCGGCCTTTTCGAACCAGATCCTGCATTGTTCTTTATCTTCAGGATAACCGTAGGATCCCGTATACATACTCCCCAGTCTGAACATGGCCGGAGAATTGCCTGCCTCGGCAGACTTCCTGTACAACTCAACAGCTCCTTCGATATCCACGGGTGTCCCCAGGCCGTTGATCTTCATCTCGGCCAATCCGAACCACCCCTCTGGCGACCCTAGCTCGCCTGCACGGGTAAACAACGCCACTGCCCTCTCGGGATTGGATTGATAACAGTTGACCGCCTGCATACAGTATTCTGAAGGGTCTTCCATAGTTACCGTTATCGTTCTTACGAAATAAAGCCAATCGCTATATCTATTTGAAAATCTATCCACACCTCATGATAAAAGGACCTCTGGTCTATGCGGCGGTGATTCTTGCTGCGATCCTCATGGTCGTATCCGCCATAGTCATTCTTGACAGGGACTTGTTTTTGGAAAACACTGAACTGATCATGGCAGTGTCAGGATTGGTCGCTCTAGGCGTCATTATTGTACTGATAATGATGCTGATTCGTATGAGACAAAAGGTAAACTAAGTCCATAAATTGGCCCATTTTCCGGTTCTACGAAATTCGTTGTTTAGGTGATCTCACATTAACAAATTAAGCAGTCACCTTTTATAAGCTACGAATTTCGTAGAACCGAATACTTTATATTTTATAGGTTGAAAATAATCGGCTTTCCGATGGGATTATGAAGGTAGGTATAGACCTCGGAACAACATACTCTGCAGTAGCTAGATATGATAAAGCGTCGAACAAGCCGATCATGCTTAACAACGCATTCGGTAAGGAGATCACACCGTCCGTCATCTGTTTCTTGGATGACGGCGACATCCTTGTCGGCGAAGACGCAAAGGACATGCAGTCGAACGGAACAGGCGTCAACGCAGCAGCCTTCAAGCGCAACATGGGTGACGGATCTATTGTCGTCAGCTTCAACGGAAAGGACTACACTGCTGAAGACCTCTCAGCGATGCTTCTCAAGCACCTCATAGAGGATGCAGAGAAAGCAGCAGGGGAGAAGATAGAGGAGGCAGTCATCACCGTACCTGCCTACTTCGAAGACGCTCAGAGAATAGCGACCAAGCGTGCGGGAGAATCATGCGGAATCAAGGTTCCCAAGATCATCAACGAACCCACCGCAGCAGCTATCTCCTACGGTTACAAACATTCGGCTGATAAGACCCTCTTAGTTTACGACCTCGGAGGAGGGACCTTCGATGTCACCATCGTCAGAATCACTAAGGGAACCATCGAGGTCATCGGTACCAACGGTAACCACATACTCGGAGGAAAGGATTGGGATGCAGCGATAGTCAAATTCGTCTGTGACAGATTCGCCAACGAGTTCGATGTCGACCCCAGAGACGACCTGCCTACCAAGAACGAACTCATCGTGGCTGCAGAAGGCTACAAGAAGACACTCTCTATCGCAGAGAGCGTCACCATCCCTGTGAACTACGAGGGCTGCAGCGAGAAATACACTCTCACAAGGGACGAGTTCGAGTCGATGACCGAACACCTGATGAACGCCACCAAGGATGTTTGTGAGGAACTGATCGACTCCCTTGGCATGCAGTGGACGGATATCGACGAGATCCTCCTGTGCGGGGGATCGACCAGGATGCCCGGTGTCGCCAAGTTCCTCAAGAGTTTCACCGGACGCGAGGTCGTGACCCACGGGGACACTGACCTGGCAGTTGCAAAGGGAGCGGCCATCACAGCAGAGCTCTACAGCAGCAACGCCACCGGAATGAGGGCCACGATGCAGGTCACGGATGTCACTGCACACAGCCTCGGTGCGCTGTCCGTCAGCCAGGACGGAAAGAAATACGTAAACGAGATAATGATCAAGAGGAACTCCAAGGTCCCCAGCACCTGCAAGAAGCAATTCTCCATCAAACCCGGCAACATGACCGACAAGATCGAAGTCTATACACTGCAGGGAGAATCCAGGGTCCCCTTAGACTGTAACGTCCTTGCAAAGGTCGTCATCTCAGGATTCTACAACGACGGAAAAGGAGTCGTCTTCGATATAGAATATAACTATGATGAGAATGGAATCGTGAACATCAGGGCGTTCCAGGGCGAGGAGCCTTTGGACGTGAAGTCTGAGCCCGTCCCCGACGACATCAGATGGATGGGAGGAAACCCCCGCGACAAGCCCTCAGATGTCAAGATCGCCAAGAACATCGCCATCTGCGTCGACCTGTCAAGGAGTATGGAGGGAGAGCCTATAGAAGCCGCAAAGGATTCGATCCGCAGCTTCGTCCGCACCCTTTCAGAACCCAACACAAGATTCGCTCTGATCGGTTTCGGTGACAAAATCAAGGTCGTCCAGGAGCTCACTGAAGACATGGATGTCCTAATCAACTCCATCGAGGACCTTAAGGTCAAGATGCTCGGAAGAGGAACCGACGCAAGCCCACTGGACACAGCAAGGGCAGTCATCGGAGGTCAGCCCGGAGTAGGAATCATCGTTGTACTGACTGACGGAATCTGGGGTAAGAGGGACAATGCGGTGGACCAGGCGCTCGGATGCAGAGCAGACGGAATCACCATCATCGCAGTCGGACTCGGAGAGGCCGACACATCGTTCCTCAGACAGATCGCCACGGTCGACGACGGAGCCTTGTTCACCACCATAGACAAGCTCGGTGACACCTTCGGTACCATCGCGACCGCGATCTCATCTGGTAACATGGGACTTGCAGCCCGCGACAATATGGGTCTTGCATCTCGCTGAAGGAGTTACCATGGCTAACAAGACAGACAACTACTGTCAGTTACTGGGCCTAGATCCCTTCAATGAGAGCAAGTACACGCTTGACAAGATCAACGAAAAGATCGACAAGATGGAAGTCAAGTGGGCCAACGAGTTCAGAAACAAGCAGAACGATACTGGCCAGCGCTTCAAATATCACAAGTTGGTGGATGAGGTCCCCGAGATCAGACGCTGCATGGCAGACCCTCTCCTCAGGAAGAGGGTGTTCGCCGAAGGCAAGAAGAGCCTCGAGGGAAAGGTCCAGAGACTGAAACTGGACTGTATCATCCTCACCGACGGCAGATACATCATACTCCCCGGAGTCCTCGACAACTTCGTCAAGAGGCTCCACTGGGAGGGCGTCGACAAGAAGCAGGTCCTGAAGCTCGCCAACATCTCCGAAGGAGGCGTCCCCAAGATCGTGAACGAGAAGGTCATAAACGCCTTCACCAACCTCACCACCGTGGATGCTTACACCCCTGTGGAAATGCTGAATGTATTGATCAACAACCCAGATCTGGAGATAAGGTGCGAACCCCTTACGGAGGCCAGCTCCCTCACGCAGATCAGGAACGCATTCGACCTTTGCGAGAAGAGGGTGAACAGCGTCAGGCAGGAGATCCTGCCCGACCAGGATTCCTACATATCCGTACTGAGGAGTCTCAAACTCATCATAGACTCCGACAAAGACATGAAGGATCTCATCAACTACGGAAGATGCAGCAAGGCCCTGGCCCCGGTCATGGAGATGATCGAGAAGGAGTACACGGGCCAGCAGATCACCAGGAATTACATAGACGATCTCCTGAACATCTATGTCAGGGGATTGGATCAGGACATGTGCCTGTACATCCTGCAGACCTTCTGCCATAAGAAGAGGATCGCTGCCAACTTCTCCAAGCTTGACAGCAGCATGATCAGATGCCCCGAGTGTAACAACATGGTTCCCGGGGGCAAGAACACCATGTACTGTCCCTTCTGCGGTAAGAACTTCAAGATAGTATGTCCGCAGTGTAACACCGCTCAGCAGTCGAGCAACTCGATCTGTATCAAGTGCGGGTTCAACTTCAAGGACGGCGAGTCCAAGGCACAGAACCTCGCACTAAGTTTCCGCATGGACCTCCAGAAGGGAAACCTCACCAAAGCGGAAAAAGACCTGGTATCGCTGAAGGCGACCTATGCAACGTTCTCAGGCATCGCCGGTATGGAGGTACAGCTCCGCAAGGAGCAGGGTACGATGAATACCCTGAGGAACATGGTCAGCGACAGCCACAGGAACAACAAGTACTATGCTGCCAAGAGCGCTGGCGACACCATAATGAACAGGTATCCAGGAGAGTTGCAGAACTTCCCCGACATCAAACAGAAGTACGAGGAAGCATCCCAACGCGTCCAGCATGCAGATATCTTCGTACAACAGGCTGAGGCGGCTGAGAATAAGGACGAGATGCTCGCACTCTATGTCAGTGCCGCCGAGGAATGTCCTGACCATCCGTCGGCCAAAGGGGTGCTCAAACAGTATCCTCCAGCAGGACCTGTTGACCCGGTCGCACAGATCAAGGAAGGACGTCTGCTGATCAAATACGAACCTCCTGTGGATAACAAGGGTGTGACTTATGCCATCTATAGGGAGAAGAACTCACTGCCTAACGTGACGGAAGAGACCCGTCCGATGGCAGAGATCCCGGGAACGTTCTACACGGACAAGACCTTAGAGCCCGGTGTCGAATACTACTACTCAGTATACTCCAAACGCTGGGGCATCCTTTCCAGAGAAGCGGCCCATTTCGGACCGGTCATATTCCTGGCAGAGGTCGAGAAGGTAACCATCGATCAGATCGATGGAGGACTTCGTCTCATGTACGAGAAGCCCCGCGGAGCCACACGCGTACGCGTATGGAGGGGCGACAGCGTCACAGGGACCAATGTGGAGATTCCGCTCAACGGCGAGACCGTCTATGACGACATAGGCCTTACCGGTGGTCTGAAGTACCACTACCTGTTCGTCGCAGAATACGAGACCCGCAACAAGGTCGAGAGATCTGAGGGAATCATATTCTCGGAGGCGCCTCTGGATGCACCCAAGCCGATTCGCGACATGGGAATCCAGTGGAACAAGAATGACGGAACCTACACCGCCAGATGGAAGTCTAAGAACCCTGTCAAACTCTTCTGTTCAGAGAAGAAGTACGCCATCGCAGGCAACATGGTCAAGATGGAGGACATCAAAGCATGGATGACCGAGATCAAGACCATACAGGACTACGATGACGGGGCCAAGTTCAGCCTTCCCGACGGTACCGTGCAGTACATCTACCCCATAATCCCGCTGGGCACCATGGGTATCAAGGGAACCGAGGTCATGGTGGCCAACCTAAAGCCGTTCAGGGATGTGGAGAAGACAGTCAACAACAAGGACTGCATCCTGACCATGAACTGGCCGGACAACGCGATCGCAGCAAAGATCGTGGTGTCGACATCCGTGGTCAAGGACTACAACGATCCCACTGCCGAGATCATCACAGTCAGCCGCGACGAGTACAACGATGACAAGCTCATCAGGATACCTATGGGCAAATCCCCCAAGAAGTGCATCAACATCTTTGCTACCTACAACATCAACAACGATATCCTGTACTCCAGGGGAATCGTCATAGACGTCTACTCCGCAGAATGCAAGAAGATCCGCTACACACTGGATGCCAGCAAGAAGGAGGCCGTACTCGATATGTCGACTGATACGACCGTGACCAACATACCTCCGCTGGCCATCGTCCGCGTCGATGAGGGTATACCGCTGAGGAAAGAGGATGGAGAGGTGCTCTGGTCAGCCAAAGCATCCATTCCGTTCACATCAGGCAGAAGCACCCTTAGGATCACGCTCGGAGGCCATACGGATGTGGAGCACATGAGGGCGTTCTTCGTCAACGAGGAAGACTACAACCTATACAGATTCATACACCCGCTGTACAACAGGAGGCGTGATTGAAATGGCAAGGAAAGAGGAACCGGTCAAGAAGAGGGATTACGTCTGTCCGTACTGCTTCACCAAAGTGGACATGAACAACATCCACTACGTATGTACCGGACCGACATGCGCCAAGACGTTCGCATCCAACGCGATTAGCACCAGGAACGAGAAGGCGATGATGTTCGTATCCAAGAACGGAGTCAACGAGATCGACCGCGAGAAGAGCCTGGTATTCGGAAAGGATCCGTTCGGACCGGATGCCATCATCGCCAAGCAGCACATCATCAGGAACCCTTCCGGGTTCTGCGACGTATGCAGAAGGCCGGTCTATCTCCGTGTGTGCCCGACCTGTCACAACATGATCCCGCCAGGAGCCGAGGAGGAAGGGAACAAGATCTTCGTCATCCTGGGCCCCAAAGGAGTCGGTAAGAGCCATTACATAGCAGTACTGATCAATCAGCTGAAGAACGTCATATCGACGGAATTCCACGGTGTGCTCAACGCTGCCAATGACAGTACCACCATCAAGTACAGGGATGTGTACTACCACAGACTGTTCGAGGAGAAGAGGAAGCTGCAGCCCACGCTGTCCTTCGGAAGCTCCCCTGATGCCCACGAGCCCCTCATCTTCTTCCTGAGGATACTGAACGGGGATAAGCCGCAGGTCTTCACCTTTGCCTTCTTCGACACGGCGGGAGAGGATCTGGTGAGCACCAACAGGATGATGCAGGTGAACCTCAACGCGTTCATCTCGCTGGCCTCGGGAATAGTGTATCTGGTGGACCCCATGCAGGTCAAGTACATCAACCAGAGGATCCACGTCGATAACAAGCCCAACGTGGGTCCGAGTGCAACGGATATCCTGAACAACATCTGTCAGATCATCCGTAATAACAAGAAGCTCAAAAGCAAGGACAAGATAGACATCCCGATAGCGGTCAGTCTGACCAAGTCGGATGTCCTGATGAAGATCCCTGAGAATGAGGAGGAGAGCAAGGTCCTGTTCGGATTGGGTTCATCCCTCCACATCCCCCGCGAATACGGAAAGTACGACGCGGAGAACTTTGCCCAGATCGATGCCGAACTGGAAGAGTACATCAGGAGGACCGTCGGGCCCGAGTTCTTACAATTGGTACGCAGCTTCAAGGACTATGCGTTCTTCGCAGTCTCTGCACTGGGATGCAACCCCACAGGCAGTACCCTGCCCAGAGGTGTTTCCCCGCAGAGGGTCGAGGATCCGTTCCTATGGCTGCTCAGCAGGGAGGGATTGAGATGAACGAGAGATTCAGCAATTTCCTGTCCGGGAAATTCCAGCAGACCGACCCCCGCCAAGGGGTCAGTG is drawn from Thermoplasmata archaeon and contains these coding sequences:
- a CDS encoding ferrous iron transport protein A codes for the protein MSTLKDTAVGSTVKVKKLNGDGVLKRHIMDMGITKGVEIYVRKVAPLGDPVEITVRGYELSLRKEYAELIELE
- the feoB gene encoding ferrous iron transport protein B, which encodes MSFTIALAGNPNCGKTTLFNALTGASQRVGNWPGVTIDKKVGKIKGTDAHLVDLPGIYSLSPYSPEEIVSRNFIVNENPDAIINIVDATNLERNLFLTLQLIDMDRPLVIALNMMDEIEKQNDSIDVEKLSEGLGVPVVPISAKEKRNIDELINKVEEAASQKKEPKIIRYDDRIEHAVSEATKALQSKIPVDCSRFYAFKLIEGDSAIEELAPGSRQSISSVIEDLEKSFDDDADSIIADSRYTKISEIVGSAYTKAPRDERGTLSDRIDRIVTNRILGLPIFIGVITLVYFIAMYDGDLGTSPGAWATGWLNDFIGETVIPAVEEWCVDNGVSDALTGLLCDGILSGVGAVIGFLPQMIVLFTCLVILEEIGYMARVAFVMDRIFRYFNLSGKSFIPLIVSTGCGVPGVMSTRTIESEADRRITAMTCTFMPCGAKLPVISAIAGALAGSVWVAVFAYVMGIVLVIISGIILRKFKKMAGTPAPFIMELPPYHAPGFVSSVKTIFDRTWAFVKKAGTIILLAMILVWFLKSFDWSLNLLAEDEMDNSILAGIGGVLNYLFLPLGWGENWELPAASLTGLIAKEDLIGTLEQLIAEPFDLEISEALAAMLSPAAILSFFTFNMFCAPCFAAMGAIHRELGDWKSTGFAFLYQCLLAYFVSVIVYVVYSAINGDIGNIEMYSIIFAVIDFVILVYFLVVKDPLKPFRKKEVAE
- a CDS encoding FeoB-associated Cys-rich membrane protein, which translates into the protein MSSGDLIVLAIVIALAAGAVFVLWNNHRKGKSSCGCNCSGCSGSKTCGSPIVPSDEERTCDCCKKE
- a CDS encoding rubredoxin, with translation MKYRCPMCGYIYDEEETGVKFADLPDDWECPVCGEPKSEFVPMDD
- a CDS encoding sel1 repeat family protein, which codes for MEDPSEYCMQAVNCYQSNPERAVALFTRAGELGSPEGWFGLAEMKINGLGTPVDIEGAVELYRKSAEAGNSPAMFRLGSMYTGSYGYPEDKEQCRIWFEKAADCGIELAYPEIAAIYLYGYGTDANPEKAMHYYRLSADSGDAQSMFMMGYMLSEGVGAQKNEGESIKWFQKSAEGGIPEAQFRVARLIEEGKIPGGDKAALEWYQKAVDQGFEPAMFNLGTMYYEGRAVQQDFVKAFELYDKLAEIGDADALFMTARMLFEGLGVKQDVEKAMERFGRSANLGNQLAIQFLDDLRRKQNTQFIKIDGL
- a CDS encoding VWA domain-containing protein, translating into MKVGIDLGTTYSAVARYDKASNKPIMLNNAFGKEITPSVICFLDDGDILVGEDAKDMQSNGTGVNAAAFKRNMGDGSIVVSFNGKDYTAEDLSAMLLKHLIEDAEKAAGEKIEEAVITVPAYFEDAQRIATKRAGESCGIKVPKIINEPTAAAISYGYKHSADKTLLVYDLGGGTFDVTIVRITKGTIEVIGTNGNHILGGKDWDAAIVKFVCDRFANEFDVDPRDDLPTKNELIVAAEGYKKTLSIAESVTIPVNYEGCSEKYTLTRDEFESMTEHLMNATKDVCEELIDSLGMQWTDIDEILLCGGSTRMPGVAKFLKSFTGREVVTHGDTDLAVAKGAAITAELYSSNATGMRATMQVTDVTAHSLGALSVSQDGKKYVNEIMIKRNSKVPSTCKKQFSIKPGNMTDKIEVYTLQGESRVPLDCNVLAKVVISGFYNDGKGVVFDIEYNYDENGIVNIRAFQGEEPLDVKSEPVPDDIRWMGGNPRDKPSDVKIAKNIAICVDLSRSMEGEPIEAAKDSIRSFVRTLSEPNTRFALIGFGDKIKVVQELTEDMDVLINSIEDLKVKMLGRGTDASPLDTARAVIGGQPGVGIIVVLTDGIWGKRDNAVDQALGCRADGITIIAVGLGEADTSFLRQIATVDDGALFTTIDKLGDTFGTIATAISSGNMGLAARDNMGLASR
- a CDS encoding zinc ribbon domain-containing protein, yielding MARKEEPVKKRDYVCPYCFTKVDMNNIHYVCTGPTCAKTFASNAISTRNEKAMMFVSKNGVNEIDREKSLVFGKDPFGPDAIIAKQHIIRNPSGFCDVCRRPVYLRVCPTCHNMIPPGAEEEGNKIFVILGPKGVGKSHYIAVLINQLKNVISTEFHGVLNAANDSTTIKYRDVYYHRLFEEKRKLQPTLSFGSSPDAHEPLIFFLRILNGDKPQVFTFAFFDTAGEDLVSTNRMMQVNLNAFISLASGIVYLVDPMQVKYINQRIHVDNKPNVGPSATDILNNICQIIRNNKKLKSKDKIDIPIAVSLTKSDVLMKIPENEEESKVLFGLGSSLHIPREYGKYDAENFAQIDAELEEYIRRTVGPEFLQLVRSFKDYAFFAVSALGCNPTGSTLPRGVSPQRVEDPFLWLLSREGLR